TCGACGAGGGGAAACGGGCGACGCTCCGGCGAGTCGCCGCGCTCGGAGCGGTCGGGCCGTTCACCCGCCTCGCCGAGGACGACAACGACGCCCGCGGGACCATCGCGGGCTATCTCGCGGCGACGCCGGGTGCACACTTCTCGAAGATCCGTGACGATCTCGACCTCGCCACCGGTGAAACCCAACACCACCTCAAGCGACTCGAACGGGGCGGCACGGTCGAGAGCCACCGCGACGGCGACTATCGACGCTACTTCCCGGCCCGCGAGTTCGACGGGTTCGAACGCCGTGCGCTCGGCTTCCTCCGCCGCGAGACGCCCCGCGGAATGGTCATCGCACTCCTCCGGGACGGCGACGCGACAGCGAGCGACCTCGCCGCCGAGTTGGGGGTGGCGCGGCCGACGGTGAGCAAACACGCCGCCGACCTCGACGCGGCGGGCCTGCTCTCCCGCGAGGACGGATACGCGCTCGTGCGGCCCGAACGACTGTTGACACTGCTGGTGGGCTATGCCGATTCCTTCGACGCCGCCACCGTCGAATTCGCCCGCGAGGCCGACCGGTTCATCAGTATCGAGTCGTGACTACCGGGTGACTTTCCACGTCGTGCTGGAGGAGTAGCCCCACTTCTCGACCGAGAGCGCCCCCTCGGAGTCCTGAATCGCGTTCATGTTCGTGCCGACTTCCTTCGGCGACAACCCGAGCGCCTCGCCGATGAGTCGTGATTTGAAGTACGTCTGTGTGCTGGCGTGCTCGTGGAGGTAGTCGAGGATGCGGTGCTGTTTGTCGCTGAGTGCGGGCATCGATGCGGTGCGTGCGGCCATATACGATCCAACAGGAGCGCCACACATAGCGGGTTTGGTGCGATGGGGTAATTCGGGCACTGTCGGTCGGTTTTGCGCGCGCTCACGATCGTCAGCCGTCCGCAGCCGTCGGGCAGCGCCGGTTCGCATCGGCGAGTAGTACGGATGGGTACGCCGCGCCGGAAGCGGGCGGTAGGTCTTTATTTCTCGACCACAGTAACCGGGATGGAGGACTACGCGATGGAAATCTCTGATAAACTGCTGTGTCTGTTCAACGCCGAAGTCACCGAATCCGAGGACACCTACACCGTCGAGGTGCCGCGTCGCGAGATCGAGACCGGTTCGATCGAGGCCGGCGAGACCTACCGCGTGGCGCTCGTCTCGCGCGAACCGACCGAGGAATCGAGTGACTCGCGCTCGTCGCGGCCGAGCACGCCCTCCTCGGAACCCCAACCCCCGGTGGACATCGGCGAGATGCGCTACGTCGAGGTCGAGGACATCGGCAAGCAGGGCGACGGCATCGCCCGCGTCGAGCGCGGCTACGTCATCATCGTGCCCGGCGCGGAGATCGGCGAGCGCGTCAAGGTCGAAGTCACCGAAGTGAAATCGAACTTCGCGGTCGGCGAAATCATCGATTGAACCCCCACGTTTTTACTGCGGGGGGTCGCGCTCGCTCCGCTCGCTTGACTCCCGCTTGCAAAAACCTGGACTAAAAACACCTGCTCGTAAACCGCGCGAGCAGTGAACCGTGCTCACTCCGTTCGCACGGATGCCGCACTTGCCGCAACCGTCCCGCCATCGCACAGCACCGCAGAAGCCCTCGCGCCTTCGGCGCTCGCCCTTCATCCTCCAAGGAGCAGCACCGCCACAGCGACCGCACTGCCACCGCCCCGCCGCTGGCGCGCCGGCAGCTACTCGTCAATTGGCGTTCCGTCCGGTCGCTTCGCGCCCTCGGAATCGTGGACGACGACCTCGCCAGCCTCGAAATTCGCCGGTTCGTAGCGTTCGCCGACGGCGATGGCCTCTTCGAGCTCCCGGATCGCGCGCTCCTTGAGCGCGCCGGCCAGTTCTTCGGCGTGCTCGCGGTCGATGTCGCGCCCGAGACCTTCGCACTCGTGGGCGCGCACGTCACCCACCCGGTCGACCGCCGCGCCCATCGGCTGGCTCGACCCGTCGAGCGCGACGCTGAACGGGTAGGTGCGACAGATGAGCGGCCGGTCCTCGTGGACGGTACACGCCCCAGTCCCATCCTCTTCGGCGTAGAAGGTGCAGTCGCCACAGCCATCCGTTTCGAGCGCCCACTCGAAGGTCTCACCCTCCACCCCATCCTCTCCCTCGCTCAATCCATAGGGCATCGGCCGGGCGACGTCTCGCCAGTCGTACTCGCTCCCAGCCTGTAACTCGCGCACTTCGTCGGGAAACACCGTCGCGGTGTGTTCTTCGGTCCCTTCCGCACCCTCTGCCGCCTTGCAGCAGGCTCCACAGCGCGTACACTCGAAGCCGATTGCCTCGATGGCGTCGGCCAACTCGCCGGTGTCGAGATCGCGCGCACGGGCGAGTTCGTCCTCGAAGCTCACACCCCTCGTCCGTGCTCGCCGCGCAAAAGACCGTCGTCAGCTGCTCGCGCGCTCGCCGTCCCACTCGATCCGCCCCTCGACGGCGAGCTTGTCGAGATGCGCCTCGACGGTGCGCTCGGCCAACTCACGAACCCCCGAGAGGTCCTTCCCGTAGGCCGCGTCGGTCACCGCCGCGACCGTCCGCGCACCCTCGTTCACCGCCTGCACCACCGCCCGCTCGCGGCGCAGTCGGTGGGCGATCAACCGTTCGAGCACCGCGCATGGTTCCTCGATGACGGGTCCATGCCCCGGATACAGTCGGCTCGGGTTACGGGCGTGGAGTCGCCGGAGCGCGGTGAGATAGCCGCGCATGTCACCATCTCGACCGCCGACGACGACGCTACCCGCTGCGACCGCGAGGTCGCCGACCAGCAACTCGTTGTCGAGGGCGAGCGCGACGTGGTCGGGCGCGTGGCCCGGCGTCGTGAGCACTTCGACGAGTCCGGCGTCGGTTTCGATGCGGGTACCCGGACCGAATACCCGGTCGGGAGAGACACCCGTCGTCCGCTCGAAGCGCTCCTCGTAGCCGGCGCGCGCCCAGACGGTCGCGCGGTCGGCATACGCTTCGACGCCGCCCACGTGGTCGGGATGGGTGTGGGTCACGAGCAAGTGCTCGACGCCGTCGCATGCCTCGTCGAGTGCAGCCGTTTCGGCCGCCGGGTCGACGAGCAGCGCGCGCTCGCTACCGAGGACGTAACAGTTGGTCTCGCCACCGGGGGCGGCCGTCTCGACGGGAATAGGGATGCGCGTCGGGTTCACGGCCAGCGAACGTGCTCGCGGGCCAAAAGTGGAGTTACTGGTTCAGGAAGTAGACCTGCTTTCTGGCGTCGCGGAAGCTGTAGCGCGACCCCACGAGGTCGTCCTCCTCCAATCTGTTGAGCGCGTAGCGCACAGTTCTATCTGGCAGTAGCGACTCGTCGGCAAGCTGACCCTGCGAGAGCGGTGTCTCCGATTCGAGCACCTTGGCGACGAGCTTCGCGCTCGGGGGGAGTTCGCGCAGGCGGTCGCGGAACTCGGTCTCGGTGAGCGGGTCGTCGGGCTGTGAGCGGTCCGTGGTGGCACTCATGCCCACTGCTGGTCGGTACGCCGTGGTAAAACTTGCCCATGTATGTGAATGAATACTATTGCCGCATAAGTGAATACCCTGTTCCTTATATTCAGTGGCACAACTGCTTTCCCGTGGCCGGTCGAACGTGCCACATGGATTCGATACCCGAACAGTTCCACGACCTCTTCGAACGCGAGACGTTCGCCCACTTCGCCACGATGATGCCCGACGGTACGCCACAGGTGACGCCGGTCTGGGTCGACTACGATGTCGAGGCGAATCGCGTGCTCGTCAACACCGCTCGCGGCCGACGAAAGGAGAAGAACGTCGGTCGGAACCCGAAGGTGAGTCTCTCGATGGTCGATCCCGACGATCCCTATCGGTTCGTCTCGGTTCGTGGTGAGGTCGACGAACTCACCGAGGAGGGCGCAGTCGAGCACATCAACGAACTCGCCCGCCGATACATGGGCGTCGAGGAGTATCCCGGTCTCGACGACGAAGAGGGTGCACGGGTCCAGATCTGTATCCGGCCCGAGGCGGTCGCCACCGGGCAGGGGTAGCACCCGATATCCGTACGGTTTTATTCCTCGGCGGAAAACGACCGGTAGCGTGAAGGGACAGGAGTGGTATCAGACCGCCGAAGTCGCAGAGGACTACGACTCGAAGCGGTTCTCCGATGGCGGGCGGCTCATCGACGACCGCGAGAAAGAGGCCGTGCTCTCGGCAGTCGGTCCCGTCGAGGGCAAACACGTCCTCGAAATCGCCTGCGGCACGGGGAGGTTCACCACGATGCTCGCCCAGCGCGGCGCGGACATCGTGGGACTGGACATCTCGCCGGCAATGCTTCAGGAGGGTCGAAAGAAGGCCCACGCGGCGGGCGTCGCCGACCATCTGGAGTTCATGCGCGGCGACGCCGCCCGCCTGCCCTTCCCCGACGACCACTTCGAAACGGTAATCGCGATGCGGTTTTTCCATCTCGCGGATACGCCGGCCTCGTTTCTCGCCGAGATGCGCCGCGTCGCGCGCGATCAAGTGATCTTCGACACGTTCCGACGGTTCAGCACCCGCAGCATCTACAACTGGCTGCTCCCGATGGGGTCGCGGCTGTACGCCCGTGTCGAGGTCGAACAACTGCTCGACGGCGCTGGGCTTCGGCTGGCCGGCGAGGAACACGACTTCTTCTTCCCGTACGGACTCTACCGCCAACTGCCCGACGCGATGGCCAACCGCGTGCGCGAACTCGACGAGGCCGTCATGGCGTCGCCGGTCGGCGAACACGTGGCGTCGGTGTCGTACTGGAACACGCAGCTCAAGCGCTGAACCGCTCGCACAGCCGCCCGAAGCGGGGCGCGCCGACGAAGCGGGTGTTTTTATACCGCGCCGCTGTACCAATCCGATATGCAGCTCTCGGTGGTCGTGCCGACACTCAACGGCCGCACCCAACTCGCGGCGTGTCTCGACGCGCTCGCGGCGGCCCCCGAGAGCGAGGTCGTGGTGGTGAACGGTCCCTCTGCGGACGGCACCACGGGGATGGTCGGCGAGCGCACGGACGTCGACGTGCTCGTCGAGGTCGCCGACCGCAACCTCAACGTGGCGCGCAACGCCGGTATCGAGCACGCGAGCGGCGAGCACGTCGCGTTCGTCGGCTACGATCGAACCATCGAACCGGGCTGGACGGACGCGCTCGCGGCGGGGTTCGACGCCGGTGGCGTCGGTGGTCGCGCACACACCATCGCCGAGGGACATCCGCCGCGCGAGGGCCAGAACGTGGGAGCCGTCACCGGGCCGACGCGCCGGGGCGAGGTGGCGAGCACGCCTGAATCCCGGACCATCGCCGGGCACGAAGTGACGTACTTCGACGGCTCGAACGTGGCGTTCACTCGCGCGGCGCTCACCGAGGCCGACGGGTTCGACGAGTACCTCCAGACCGGCGGTGCGCGCGATCTCGCCCATCGTCTCGCGGCCCGCGAGTACGGCGTCCACTGGGCCGATGGAATGGCCGTCGGCGACGCGCTCGAAGCCGAGACGGAACCGTCGGCCCCGCGAGCGCTCTCCGATGGGGGACGGGCCGAACGCGACTGGTACTGGAAGTACCGTGCGCTCGCCTACCGCCTCGTCAAGAACTACGGCGTCCGACCGACGACCGCTCGCCGACTGCTCTCGCACGCGAGTCGGGACGCGCTCTCGGGGTTCACGGGCGTCGTCCGCGGCGAGGCGACCCCCACGAACTGGGTCGGGAACGGGCGGGACGTGTTTTTGGGTACCGTTCGTGGCAACGGGTCGGGACTGACCGCACGGTGGCGCTCGCGCGGACGCCGGAACCCGAACGGGCTCTCCTCGCGATCGGACCGTGCGGTCGCGGTCTACGACTGGCGATAACTCGGTTCTCAAAAACGTCCGACGCCCGCCGTCGTGTGTCACACTCCCCGTTCGCGTCCGGCGCTTTCTCGTCCCCGAGTAGCAATTTTTATATAGAACCGCAAACGACCCACTGATGAGGATTTCAAATCATGGCACAGCGACAGCGCATGGGTGGACAGCCGATGTTCATCCTCAGCGATGACTCCGAGCGCACGCGCGGACAGGACGCACAGAGTTCAAACATCACGGCCGGCAAGGCGGTATCGGAGGCCGTCCGGACGACCCTCGGCCCGCGAGGGATGGACAAGATGCTCGTCTCGGATGCCGGCGACGTCGTCATCACCAACGACGGCGCGACCATCCTCGGCGAAATGGACATCGAGCATCCCGCCGCTCAGATGATCGTCGAGGTCGCCGAGACACAGGAGGACGAGGTCGGCGACGGCACGACCACGGCCGCGGTACTGGCCGGCCAGCTGCTCGCCAAGGCCGAAAGCCTCCTCGACGACGATGTCCATCCGACGACCATCGTCGAGGGCTATCACGAGGCCGCGCAACTGGCCCACGAGGCCGTCGACGGACTCGTGCTCGACGACGACGTCGACGACGAACTGCTCCGCGGCGTCGCCAAAACCTCGATGACCGGCAAGGGTACCGGCGACGTCGGTGCCGAAGCGCTCGCCGACACTGTCGTACAGGGAATTCGACAGGTCGAGGGCGACGGCGTGGCACGCGAGGACATCACCGTCCGAACGCAGACGGGCGCGAGTTCGAGCGCCACCGAACTCGTCGAGGGTGTCATCAGCGAGGAGGAACCGGTCCGCGAGGATATGCCCAATAGTGTCGAGGACGCCTCGATCGCGGTGCTCGACGTCGAGTTCGACATCCGCGAGTCGAACGTCGACGCCGAGTACGACGTCCAGAGCGTCGATCAGCTGAACGCCGCCATCGACGCCGAGGAGAACCAGTTCAAGCAGTACGCCGAGCAACTCGCCGACCTCGACGTGGACGTGGCGTTCGTCACCGAGAGCATCGACGACCGCGCGGCCGCCTACCTCGCCGAGGAGGGAATTCTGGCCTTCGAGAGCGTCGACGACGACGAAGCGAAAGCCATCACGCAGGCCACCGGTGCAAGTCGCGTCGGGGCCATCGCCGACCTCGAAGACGGCGACCTGGGTAGCGCCGAGCGCGTCAGCGTCGAGTCCTTCGCCGACGACGATCTGGTCTTCGTCGAGGGCGGCGCGGCCGCCGAATCCGTGACGGTGTTCGCCCGCGGCGGCACCGAGCACGTCACCGACGAACTCGAACGCGCGCTCCACGACGGACTCGACGTCGTGACCGCCGCGCTCGACGCCGGCGGAGTGGTCCCCGGCGGCGGTGCGAGCGAGATCGCCATCGCCGCGCACATCCGCGACCGGGCGGCGAGCATCGAGGGCCGCCGTCAGTTGGCGGTCGAGGCCTTCGCCGACGCCATCGACGTGCTCCCGCGCACGCTCGCCGAGAACACCGGCATGGACTCGATCGACGCTCTCGTCGAACTGCGGAGCCGCCACGACAGCGATGGGCGGGCCGGCATCATCAGCGAGGGTCAGACCGGGACTGTTTCCGACCCCGTCGAGGCCGGCGTGTTCGATCCTGTTGCTGTGAAACACGAGGCCATCGAGAGCGCCACCGAGGCCGCGACGATGATCGCCCGCATCGACGACGTCATCTCCGCGGACAACTGATCCGATCCACCGTTTTTTGCTCCAAGCGACGATCAGCGCGTCGCACGTCCGTCGCCGGTCGTTCTCAGATCGTCGGCAGTCGCCAGTCGTATCGCAGCGCCAGCAGGCGAAGGCCGAGCACGGCGACCGCACAGCCGAGCGCCGCCCGACCGGACGCGACGCCCGCCCGCACCGCGAGCCAGAACATGGCCCCGCCGAGCACCGCCGGCGTCGCGTAGAAGTCCTCGTGGAGCACGCTCGGCACCCGTCCGAGCAGCACGTCGGCGATGCTGCCGCCGCCGACGCCGGTGAGCGTCGCGAGGACCACGACGCCGAATGGCGAGAGCCCTGCTTGAACGCCGACGAGCGCGCCGGTGGCCGCGAACGCCGCGAGACCGACGGCATCGGGGAGCTGGACCGCCGCGTGATTCTTGAGGCGTCCGCCGAGCAGCCATGCGAGTACGAGTGCGAGCGCGACACCGGCAAGGGCGATGGCGACGTCGCCGGTCGTCCGCAGCGCGACCGGGACGCGACCGACGAGCGTGTCGCGGAGAATACCGCCGCCGAGCGCCGTGAGCACCCCGAGAACGGCGATGCCGAACAAGTCGAGGTCGGCGTCGGCACCCTTGAGCGAACCGGCGACCGCGAACGCCACGAGGCCGATCGCGTTCATCGCGCCGAAGGCGTCGACCATCAGACGTCCGTCAGCACGACCGGGTCGCCCACCCCGACGCCGAACGCCCGCTCGCCACGGCCACGATTCACGGCGAGTTCGACGTTCTCGTGGCTCCCGACGGTGACGAGCCGTTCTTCCGGTTCGGCGTGGGCGTACGAGCGTTCGACCGGCACCCGTTCGTCGTTTATCGCTATCGAGTCGCCGAAGGAGCCGTCGAGCACCTCGCCGGGAACGTTCGTGATGACGTTGCCGAACCCGTCGACGACGAGCACCTCGCCAGCGGTCTCGTCTTCTCGGTAATCGGGGTCGGGAAAACGAAGCTCTTCGATGGCCTCGATTGGTGTACAGCGGTCGAGGTCCTCGATATGTTCACTGTCAGCCTCGTGGACGGCCGCGGCCGCCGGCGCGAATACATCCCGTCCGTGAAAGGTCGAACTCGCGGCATCACCATCGTCGATTTCGAACACCTCGATGTCGTCGCCGTCGGCGAGTTGGCGGGCAACGGGCACGAGCACGCCGTTGTCCGGCCCGACGAGGGCGTGCTCACCAGCGCGCACGACGATCGCCGCGCGGTCGGTGCCGACGCCGGGGTCGACCACGACGAGGTGGACGGCGGGCGGGAAATAGGGGAGGAGTTCTCGCAGCCAGAACGCCGCCGTGCGGACGTCCTGTCGGGGAAAGTCGTGGCTGACGTCGACCAGTCGGGCATCCGTGTTCGAGAGGAGCACTCCCTTCATCGCCGCCGGGTAGGGCGCACCGAAGTCTGAACTCAGCGTGAGCATGCTATTCGGGGTCGGCGGTATCGGAGCGGTGTGGACGGTCGTCGGCCGCCCCATCGGTATCGCTCACCCGCTGGAGGCGCTCGATGCCGTTGATTTCTTCGACGATCTCGACGACGGCACTCGGGAGGAGTTCCTCCCAGCCTTCGTCGGCGATCATTCGTTCTCTGATCTCGGTTCCTTCGAGCTTTTCGCGTTCGAACATCGGCGACTGGCGCACTTCGACGCCAGCCTCCGAAAACAGCTGAATCACGAGGGGGTTGTTCGAGTAGGCGATGTCGAACGCCGGCGACATGCTGCGGACGTGGGAGACCCAGACGGCGTTCCTGTCGAGGTCTTCGATGGGAACGGGATAGATGACCAGTTCGGCGTCTTCGAGCGCCTTGGTGATCATCATGATGCGCTCGCCGGCGGTGAACGGGTTGTGGCGGGTGTGTGAGTCGTCGGCGCTGCCGATGCCGAGGACGAGTTCGTCGACTTCGCCGACGATGCGTTCAACCATGTGGTGGTGGCCGTCGTGGTAGGGCTGGAAGCGACCGATGTAAAACCCCCGCGTCATGTCCTCACTCCCGCCCCGCACATATATAAAACCGGCCGGTCGGACACGAACGACTGATCGCAGCGCAGGAGGTCTCGTACGGCCGATTTCGATGCCATGTGGCCGACGTGGGAGGGGAGAAAGTATATCAGTGGACGTGCCCTTCTCTCTACTGTTAGAGACAGTCATATGAGCAACGACACCGACACCGACGACGCGTTCCCAACCGAGTCCGGCGTCGACTCGGACTCGGAACCGGGAGCCGAGACGAACGTGCCGTCTGGGGAGACACTCGGCAGCGACGTCGCCGAAGAGACCATCATCGAAGGGGAGGAAGACGACCTGCTCGGGGGACTCGACATCGAATCGACCGACGACATCGAGATCCCCGACCGACTCGTCGATCAGGTCATCGGGCAGGACCACGCCCGCGACGTGGTGATGAAGGCGGCCAAGCAGCGTCGCCACGTCATGATGATCGGCACACCAGGAACCGGGAAGTCGATGCTGGCCAAGGCGATGAGCCAGTTGCTTCCCAAAGAAGACCTCCAAGACGTGTTGGTCTATCACAACCCCGACGACGGCAACGCGCCGAAGGTCCGCACCGTCCCGGGGGGAAAGGGTAAACAGATCATCGAGGCCCACAAGGAGGAGGCCCAAAAGCGCAACCAGATGCGCCAGTTCCTGATGTGGATCATCATCGCCATCGTGCTCGGCTACTCGCTGCTGATCGCCGGGCAGGTACTACTCGGCATTCTGGCTGCGGGGGTCATCTACATCGCGTTCAAATACAGCTCGCGCAGCACGGACGCGATGATCCCGAACCTCCTCATCGACTCCTCAGACACCCAGACCGCCCCGTTCAAGGACGCGACGGGTGCCCACGCCGGCGCACTGCTCGGCGACGTCCGCCACGACCCGTTCCAGTCGGGTGGGATGGAGACACCGAGCCACGACCGCGTCGAGTCGGGGGCGATCCACGAGGCGAACAAGGGCGTGCTGTTCCTCGACGAGATCAACACCCTCGACGTGCGCTCCCAGCAGAAACTGATGACCGCGATTCAGGAAGGGGAGTTCTCCATCACCGGTCAGTCCGAGCGTTCGTCCGGTGCGATGGTCCAGACCGAACCCGTGCCCACCGACTTCATCATGATCGCGGCCGGGAATCTGGATGCGATGGAGAACATGCACCCGGCACTCCGCTCGCGCATCAAAGGCTACGGCTACGAGGTGTACATGGACGACACCATCGAGGACGAACCGGAGATGCGCCGCAAATACGCCCGCTTCGTCGCCCAGGAAGTCGACAAGGACGGTCGGCTGCCCCACTTCACACGGGACGCCGTCAAGGAGGTCATGCTCGAAGCCCAGCGCCGTGCCGGACGGAAGGGCCACCTCACCCTCAAAATGCGTGACCTCGGGGGACTCGTCCGCGTGGCGGGCGACATCGCCCGCGCCGAGGACGCCGAGTTCACCACCCGCGACCACGTCCTGCAGGCCAAGCGCCGCTCGCGCTCGATCGAACAGCAGCTCGCCGATACGTTCATCGAGCGCCGCAAGGACTACGAGATGACCGTCGCGCAGGGCGACGTCGTCGGCCGCATCAACGGACTCGCCGTGATGGGCGAGGACTCGGGGATCGTTCTCCCTGTGATGGCTGAGGTCACGCCCTCGCAGGGTCCCGGTGGCGTGATCGCCACCGGCCAACTCAAGGAGATGGCCGAGGAGGCCGTCCAGAACGTGTC
This region of Halococcus sediminicola genomic DNA includes:
- a CDS encoding pyridoxamine 5'-phosphate oxidase family protein, yielding MDSIPEQFHDLFERETFAHFATMMPDGTPQVTPVWVDYDVEANRVLVNTARGRRKEKNVGRNPKVSLSMVDPDDPYRFVSVRGEVDELTEEGAVEHINELARRYMGVEEYPGLDDEEGARVQICIRPEAVATGQG
- a CDS encoding YkgJ family cysteine cluster protein, whose protein sequence is MSFEDELARARDLDTGELADAIEAIGFECTRCGACCKAAEGAEGTEEHTATVFPDEVRELQAGSEYDWRDVARPMPYGLSEGEDGVEGETFEWALETDGCGDCTFYAEEDGTGACTVHEDRPLICRTYPFSVALDGSSQPMGAAVDRVGDVRAHECEGLGRDIDREHAEELAGALKERAIRELEEAIAVGERYEPANFEAGEVVVHDSEGAKRPDGTPIDE
- a CDS encoding MBL fold metallo-hydrolase — encoded protein: MNPTRIPIPVETAAPGGETNCYVLGSERALLVDPAAETAALDEACDGVEHLLVTHTHPDHVGGVEAYADRATVWARAGYEERFERTTGVSPDRVFGPGTRIETDAGLVEVLTTPGHAPDHVALALDNELLVGDLAVAAGSVVVGGRDGDMRGYLTALRRLHARNPSRLYPGHGPVIEEPCAVLERLIAHRLRRERAVVQAVNEGARTVAAVTDAAYGKDLSGVRELAERTVEAHLDKLAVEGRIEWDGERASS
- a CDS encoding MarR family transcriptional regulator, whose protein sequence is MSATTDRSQPDDPLTETEFRDRLRELPPSAKLVAKVLESETPLSQGQLADESLLPDRTVRYALNRLEEDDLVGSRYSFRDARKQVYFLNQ
- the lonB gene encoding ATP-dependent protease LonB, whose amino-acid sequence is MSNDTDTDDAFPTESGVDSDSEPGAETNVPSGETLGSDVAEETIIEGEEDDLLGGLDIESTDDIEIPDRLVDQVIGQDHARDVVMKAAKQRRHVMMIGTPGTGKSMLAKAMSQLLPKEDLQDVLVYHNPDDGNAPKVRTVPGGKGKQIIEAHKEEAQKRNQMRQFLMWIIIAIVLGYSLLIAGQVLLGILAAGVIYIAFKYSSRSTDAMIPNLLIDSSDTQTAPFKDATGAHAGALLGDVRHDPFQSGGMETPSHDRVESGAIHEANKGVLFLDEINTLDVRSQQKLMTAIQEGEFSITGQSERSSGAMVQTEPVPTDFIMIAAGNLDAMENMHPALRSRIKGYGYEVYMDDTIEDEPEMRRKYARFVAQEVDKDGRLPHFTRDAVKEVMLEAQRRAGRKGHLTLKMRDLGGLVRVAGDIARAEDAEFTTRDHVLQAKRRSRSIEQQLADTFIERRKDYEMTVAQGDVVGRINGLAVMGEDSGIVLPVMAEVTPSQGPGGVIATGQLKEMAEEAVQNVSAIIKKFSDENISEKDIHIQFVQTGQSGVDGDSASITVAAAVISALEDVPVDQNLAMTGSLSVRGDVLPVGGVTHKIEAAAKAGLERVIIPAANEQDVMIEDEYKDQIKVIPVSHISEVLEVALAGEGEKDGLVDRLKSITGQALDRQVGQQGTGSPSPQ
- a CDS encoding nicotinamide-nucleotide adenylyltransferase; protein product: MTRGFYIGRFQPYHDGHHHMVERIVGEVDELVLGIGSADDSHTRHNPFTAGERIMMITKALEDAELVIYPVPIEDLDRNAVWVSHVRSMSPAFDIAYSNNPLVIQLFSEAGVEVRQSPMFEREKLEGTEIRERMIADEGWEELLPSAVVEIVEEINGIERLQRVSDTDGAADDRPHRSDTADPE
- a CDS encoding class I SAM-dependent methyltransferase, translating into MKGQEWYQTAEVAEDYDSKRFSDGGRLIDDREKEAVLSAVGPVEGKHVLEIACGTGRFTTMLAQRGADIVGLDISPAMLQEGRKKAHAAGVADHLEFMRGDAARLPFPDDHFETVIAMRFFHLADTPASFLAEMRRVARDQVIFDTFRRFSTRSIYNWLLPMGSRLYARVEVEQLLDGAGLRLAGEEHDFFFPYGLYRQLPDAMANRVRELDEAVMASPVGEHVASVSYWNTQLKR
- a CDS encoding TRAM domain-containing protein; amino-acid sequence: MEISDKLLCLFNAEVTESEDTYTVEVPRREIETGSIEAGETYRVALVSREPTEESSDSRSSRPSTPSSEPQPPVDIGEMRYVEVEDIGKQGDGIARVERGYVIIVPGAEIGERVKVEVTEVKSNFAVGEIID
- a CDS encoding DUF7123 family protein, producing MAARTASMPALSDKQHRILDYLHEHASTQTYFKSRLIGEALGLSPKEVGTNMNAIQDSEGALSVEKWGYSSSTTWKVTR
- a CDS encoding SAM hydrolase/SAM-dependent halogenase family protein, producing MLTLSSDFGAPYPAAMKGVLLSNTDARLVDVSHDFPRQDVRTAAFWLRELLPYFPPAVHLVVVDPGVGTDRAAIVVRAGEHALVGPDNGVLVPVARQLADGDDIEVFEIDDGDAASSTFHGRDVFAPAAAAVHEADSEHIEDLDRCTPIEAIEELRFPDPDYREDETAGEVLVVDGFGNVITNVPGEVLDGSFGDSIAINDERVPVERSYAHAEPEERLVTVGSHENVELAVNRGRGERAFGVGVGDPVVLTDV
- the thsA gene encoding thermosome subunit alpha, giving the protein MGGQPMFILSDDSERTRGQDAQSSNITAGKAVSEAVRTTLGPRGMDKMLVSDAGDVVITNDGATILGEMDIEHPAAQMIVEVAETQEDEVGDGTTTAAVLAGQLLAKAESLLDDDVHPTTIVEGYHEAAQLAHEAVDGLVLDDDVDDELLRGVAKTSMTGKGTGDVGAEALADTVVQGIRQVEGDGVAREDITVRTQTGASSSATELVEGVISEEEPVREDMPNSVEDASIAVLDVEFDIRESNVDAEYDVQSVDQLNAAIDAEENQFKQYAEQLADLDVDVAFVTESIDDRAAAYLAEEGILAFESVDDDEAKAITQATGASRVGAIADLEDGDLGSAERVSVESFADDDLVFVEGGAAAESVTVFARGGTEHVTDELERALHDGLDVVTAALDAGGVVPGGGASEIAIAAHIRDRAASIEGRRQLAVEAFADAIDVLPRTLAENTGMDSIDALVELRSRHDSDGRAGIISEGQTGTVSDPVEAGVFDPVAVKHEAIESATEAATMIARIDDVISADN
- a CDS encoding winged helix-turn-helix transcriptional regulator is translated as MADREVDEGKRATLRRVAALGAVGPFTRLAEDDNDARGTIAGYLAATPGAHFSKIRDDLDLATGETQHHLKRLERGGTVESHRDGDYRRYFPAREFDGFERRALGFLRRETPRGMVIALLRDGDATASDLAAELGVARPTVSKHAADLDAAGLLSREDGYALVRPERLLTLLVGYADSFDAATVEFAREADRFISIES
- a CDS encoding glycosyltransferase, producing MQLSVVVPTLNGRTQLAACLDALAAAPESEVVVVNGPSADGTTGMVGERTDVDVLVEVADRNLNVARNAGIEHASGEHVAFVGYDRTIEPGWTDALAAGFDAGGVGGRAHTIAEGHPPREGQNVGAVTGPTRRGEVASTPESRTIAGHEVTYFDGSNVAFTRAALTEADGFDEYLQTGGARDLAHRLAAREYGVHWADGMAVGDALEAETEPSAPRALSDGGRAERDWYWKYRALAYRLVKNYGVRPTTARRLLSHASRDALSGFTGVVRGEATPTNWVGNGRDVFLGTVRGNGSGLTARWRSRGRRNPNGLSSRSDRAVAVYDWR
- a CDS encoding trimeric intracellular cation channel family protein; the protein is MVDAFGAMNAIGLVAFAVAGSLKGADADLDLFGIAVLGVLTALGGGILRDTLVGRVPVALRTTGDVAIALAGVALALVLAWLLGGRLKNHAAVQLPDAVGLAAFAATGALVGVQAGLSPFGVVVLATLTGVGGGSIADVLLGRVPSVLHEDFYATPAVLGGAMFWLAVRAGVASGRAALGCAVAVLGLRLLALRYDWRLPTI